Sequence from the Streptomyces mobaraensis NBRC 13819 = DSM 40847 genome:
AGAAGAGGCAGCCGAAGGAGCTGAGAACATGGCCGCTCGTGCCATGAACCCTGCCCAATCACTCTCCGACACCACCCTGCGCCCCTACTGGCTGGACGACCCCGGCCGGCCCGACCCCCGTCCCGCCCTCGTCGGCGACGAGCACTGCGACCTGCTCGTCGTCGGCGGCGGCTACTCGGGGCTCTGGACCGCCCTCAACGCCAAGGAACGCGACCCCGCCCGCGACGTCGTCCTCATCGAGGCCGAGGAGACCGGCTGGGCCGCCTCCGGCCGCAACGGCGGCTTCTGCGCCGCCTCCCTCACCCACGGCGTCGCCAACGGCCTCGCCCGCTGGCCCGACGAACTCCACCGCCTGGAGGAGCTCGGCCGGCGCAACCTCGACGGCATCGAGGCCGCCGTCCGCCGGCACGGCATCGACTGCGACTTCGAACGCACCGGCGAGATCGACATCGCCACCGCCCCGCACCAGGTGGCCGAACTCCGCGAGGCCGCCGAGGAGTACGCGTCCCTCGGCATCACCGGCCACGAGTACCTCGACCGCGAGGCCCTGCGCGCCGAGGTCGACTCCCCGACCTTCCTCGCCGGCCTCTGGAACCGCGACGGCGTCGCCATGCTGCACCCCGCCAAGCTCGCCTGGGGCCTCAAGCGCGCCTGCCTGGAGCTGGGCGTACGGATCTACGAGCACACCCCCGGCAGCGGCCTGTCCTCGCGCGGCGCCGGCGTCGCCGTCCGCACCCCCTACGGGCGGGTGTTCGCCCGGCGGGCCGCCCTCGGCACCAACGTGTACCCGTCCCTGGTCAAGCGGCTGCGCCCGTACATCGCCCCGGTCTACGACTACGTGCTCGTCACCGAGCCGCTCACCCAGGAACAGCTCGCGGCCGTCGGCTGGAAGCGGCGGCAGGGGCTCAGCGACTCCGCCAACCACTTCCACTACTTCCGGCTCACCGCCGACCGGCGGATCCTGTGGGGCGGCTACGACATCGTCTACCACTACGGCGGCGAGGTCCGGGCCGAGTACGACCACCACCCGGCCACCTACCAGCGGCTCGCCGAGCACTTCTTCCGCTGCTTCCCGCAGCTGGAGGGCGTCCGCTTCTCGCACGCCTGGGGCGGGGCCATCGACACCTGCTCCCGTTTCTCGGCCTTCTTCGGCACCGCGCACGGCGGCCGGGTCGCCTACGCCCTCGGCTACACCGGGCTCGGCGTGGGGGCCACCCGGTTCGGCGCCGACGTGATGCTCGACCTGCTGGCGGGGGAGCGGACGGAGCGCACCGAGCTGGAGATGGTCCGCAGCAAGCCGCTGCCCTTCCCGCCGGAGCCGGTGCGGTCGGTGGGGATCGGCATCACCCAGTGGTCGATGACCCGGGCCGACGAGAACGGCGGGCGCCGCAACCTCTGGCTCAAGGCCATGGACAAGGTCGGGCTGGGCTTTGATAGCTGACGACAGCTGACGTCAGCCGACGCCGGCTGACGTCAGCCGACGCCTCGCGCCGGCTTGTCCGCCGGCCGGTGAACCCGGTCGGGGGAATCCCGCCGGACCCGCGTAACGGCCGCCCGGCCGCCCCCTCCCACCCGTGCACGCACATCCGCGACACGGAGGAGGACGGCGTATGAGCGGCGGAGCGGGCCGGACGAGCGCGGTGGAGTGGCTGGTGTCGGCCGCGCCGGATCCCGTGGGCTGCCGGTGGGAGTGGGAGCGCAATCCCTTCGGGATCGCCCTGCTGCCCGCCGGCCGGCTCTGGGACGTCCTCATCTTTCCCGGCGGCCTCGGCCGCCCCACGGCGGACGTCCTGGCCGAGCGCGCCGGCCGGCCCGGACCCGTCCTCGCCGACGAACGGGCCGGCCGGATCGGTTTCCTCGTCCCGCCCGGGACGGCGGCCCGGTGGCTGGCGACCGGGGTGCGCGGCGCCGGACCCGGCACCTGGATCGTGGTGCCGCACCCGGTCCGCAACGCCTCGCTCGTCCGCTGGCTGGTGCCGCCCGACGGATCGGGGGTGCTCACCGATCCGGTGGTGCTGGAACTCTCCCTGCACGAGGCCGCCGCCCGGCTCGCCCGCGGCTGAGCGCCCGGGACAGGCACCACAGCACGAGCGCCGCCAGGCACCAGGAGCCCAGCACGTCCAGCGGCCAGTGGTAGCCGCGGTGCACGAGCGCCGCCCCTACCGCCGCGTTGAGCAGCGTGTATCCGGCGGTGGCCCGGCGCGAGCGGGTGAGCAGCAGCAGCGCGGCGCCGTAGGCCACGGCGGCGGTGGCGGCGTGGCCGGAGGGGAAGAAGCCGTCGTGCGGGCCGGCCCCCATCGCGGGCGGGCCCGGCCGGTCCACGAGCGTCTTGAGGGGGACGACCAGGGCGGGCACCGCCGCCATGGCGACGGCGGCGGCCAGGGCGTGGGACCACGGCCGGCCCCGCCGCAGGACCGCCCACAGCACCGCGGCGACCAGCACGGGCACGGCGACGGAGGCGTTGCCGAGATCGGCGAGGAACCCGGTGACCGCCCGCGGGAACGCCGTGCCGGCGACGGCGCGTCCCACCCGCTCGTCGAGCGCGCGCAGCGGGCCGTGCCCGGCGACCTGCCAGGTGACCAGGGCGAACAGGACGGCGGAGAGCGCCGGGAGGAGGGCTTTCCGGAGCGGGGACGACCGAAGGGCCGGCGGCTGCGGAACAGGGGGGGAGGTTCCGGGGCCGCCGGCCTGGCCGGCGTGCCGCTCGCCCCGGGGGGTGTGGAACGGGCGGCCGTCCGATCGGTGAGGAGTCCCGGGATCCGCGTCGGACGCGGCCCCGGTGGCGTGCGCGGTGGCACGGCCGCGCCGGCACTGGGGACGTACCGGCGGGGCGTCGTCCGCAGTCCCCTGCGGACGGGGTGTCTCACTCATCTGCAGAAACCGTACGGCAGGGCGGGCGGCGGACGGTAGCCGTGTCACCCGTCCACCACCCGCCCCGCACAGGTTCTTCACGGGCGCGCGTGCAGACGCCCGCGCACGCCGGATCCTCAGGCGGCTCAGAGGCGCCCGAGGGCCGCCTCGATGATGTCCAGACCCTCGTTGAGCAGGTCTTCCCCGATGACCAGGGGCGGCAGGAAGCGCAGCACGTTGCCGTAGGTGCCGCAGGTCAGCACCAGCAGGCCCTCGGCGTGGCACGCCTTGGCCAGGGCGCCGGCCGCCTCCGGGGCGGGGGCCTTGGTCTCCGGGTCCTTGACCAACTCGATCGCGATCATCGCGCCACGGCCGCGGATGTCACCGATGACCGGGAACTTCTCCTGCATGACCGCGAGGCGGGCCTTCATGACCTCCTCGATGCGCTTCGCCTTCGCGTTGAGGTCCAGCTCGCGCATGGTCTCGATCGCGCCGAGCGCGGCGGCGCACGCCACCGGGTTGCCGCCGTAGGTGCCGCCCAGGCCGCCCGCGTGGGCCGAGTCCATGATCTCCGCGCGGCCGGTGACCGCGGCCAGCGGCATACCGCCGGCGATGCCCTTGGCGGTGGTGATCAGGTCCGGGACGACGCCCTCGTCCTCACAGGCGAACCACTGGCCGGTGCGGCAGAAGCCGGACTGGATCTCGTCCGCCACGAAGACGATGCCGTTGTCGTTGGCGAACTTCACGATCGCCGGCAGGAAGCCCTTGGCCGGCTCGATGAAGCCGCCCTCGCCGAGCACCGGCTCGATGATGATCGCGGCCACGTTCTCCGCGCCGACCTGCTTGGTGATCTGGTCGATGGCCTGCGCCGCGGCCTCGGGGCCGCAGTTCTCCGGGCCGGTCGGCCAGCGGTAGCCGTAGGCCACCGGCACCCGGTAGACCTCGGGGGCGAAGGGGCCGAAGCCGTGCTTGTACGGCATGTTCTTGGCGGTCAGCGCCATCGTCAGGTTGGTGCGGCCGTGGTAGCCGTGGTCGAAGACGACGACCGCCTGGCGCTTGGTGTACGCGCGGGCGATCTTCACCGCGTTCTCGACGGCCTCGGCGCCCGAGTTGAACAGCGCCGACTTCTTGGCGTGGTCGCCCGGCGTCAGCTCCGCGAGCCGCTCACAGACCTCGACGTACCCCTCGTAGGGGGTGACCATGAAACAGGTGTGGGTGAAGTTCGCCAGCTGGGCCGACGCCCGGCGGACCACGGCCTCGGCGCTGGCCCCCACCGACGTCACGGCGATGCCCGAACCGAAGTCGATCAGCGAGTTGCCGTCCACGTCCTCGATCACGCCGCCGCCCGCGCGGGTCGTGAACACCGGCAGCACCGAGCCGACGCCCCCGGCGACCGTCGCCGTGCGACGCGCCTGGAGCTCCAGCGACTTCGGGCCGGGGATGGCGGTGACGACGCGGCGCTCCTGGGGGAGGGCCGAGCCTCCGGTCAGTTCGGTCATGGTGGGCTCCCGGGGGAAGAACGCGGACTTTTGACCGCAGGCTAAGGGCGGGCCGACGGGCCCGGCATGTTCCGTTCGGGAGAAGTACGGGCGCGCCGTTGTCCGGACGGTACATGGCGGGACGCTCCGCCCCCGCCGCCTCCACTGGCTGTTTTCGTCGTCGCGCCGCCCAGGCCCGCCCCCGCCGGACCGGGCGCCGCCGCCCCCGCGACCACCCCGGGTGAACCCCGGGTGAACCCCGAGTCACCCCCGAGACGACCCGGAGTCACCCCGGAACTCCGCCCGGAGACGCTGAACTCCCCGCTCAGGGCCGCTAGATTGGCCACGCGACGTCGGTCCGGCCGCAGCCGGGCCGTACGGCGGGCAGGCAGCAGCAGGAGTGGTGACGGCGGGACCGGCCGGCGGGGGCAAGGGGCAGCGATGGCGACCGAGGACACGTACGGGGACGCGTACGGCGCACCTCCCTTCCACGGCGGACGGACGGCCCGGCCCGTCCCCCCGGCGCCGCGCCGGCCGCCGGCGCCCGCCCCGCCGGACGAGGTCGAGCACCCGTTCCTGACCTGGCTGCGCACCCCCAGACCGGCCGCCCAGCCCGGCGTCTGGCGCTTCGGCCACCGCCCCAAGCCGCCGGAGGAGCCCGGCCGCACCCCCGGCAGGCAACTGGCCGGCGGCGCGGTGATCTCGATGCTGTGCGGCTGGCTCGTCTGGTCCCTGCTCTGGCACGGCTACTTCGGCCCGTACTGGAAGTGGCCGCTGAAGGCGCTGGTCCCCGGCGACTGGGACGAGCTGTCCCGCGAGTGGATGCTGTCCTCCTACGTCTACTACGCCCTGTGGTTCTGCGGCCTGGTCGTCCTCTTCGCCCGTATCGGCCGTGTCCCCGAGCTGTGGCGCCGCTACGGGCGTCCCGCCTGGGCCTCCCTCAAGCGCCGGACGGGCGTCCGGCTGCCCCCCGCCCTGCTCCCCGAGCGGCCCGACCGCATCCCCCGGCCGCTGCTCGTCCGCCGCGCCGCCCTCGCGCTGGCCGGCGCGGTCGCCGCCTGGGAGCTCTGCTACGACGTCTTCGGCGAGATCTGGCTGTGGCCGCTGATGCGGGTCATCCCGGTGTCGTGGATGCGGCCGCCGATGTACTTCTACGCCAGCTACGCCTACTACACCCTCTTCATCGCCCTCTTCCTCACCACGGCCGCCCGGGTCGGCTGCTGGGGCGAGCTGTGGCGCCGGTACACGGCCCCCGACCGGCCGCCCCGGCTCCCCGGCCGGCCCGCCGGGAGCGCCGCTCCCGCCCCCGACGAGGACCCGGCCGACTGGCCCCGGCTGCGCGCCGAGGGCGCCCCCGACGCCGCCGAGCGGCTCGCCGCGGACGCCCGCCTGGGCCTGATGAACGACGTGGACCGGGCCCGGATCGAACGCGCCTGGGAGGCCGTCCGCGACCGGCCGGAGTGGCGGCCCGCCTTCACCGACGCCGTGCTGCGGGCCGGCGCCGCCGCCTGCGCCCACCCCTCCGGCGCGCGCGACCTGCCCGTCCGGGCCGCCCGGCACGACCTGGTCACCGGACAGGTCCGGATCGGCACCGCCGCCGAGGACCGGCGCAACCCCTACGACCACCGCGGCGTCGGCTGGGCGCTGGAGCCGGGCCTGCTCGGCACCTCCCTGCTCGCCGTCGGCCCGCCCGGCTGCGGCAAGACCGCCGGTCTGGTCCGGCCGGTGCTGGAGTCGCTGTGCCTCCAGGCCCTCGCCGGCCGCGCCGCCGTCGTCGCCGTCGGAGCCGCGGGCACCGATCTGGCGCCCGACGACGCGTTCGACGTGGTGATCCGCATCGGCCGGCCGGACTCCGCCTACGACCTGGACCTGTACGGCGGCACCGAGGACCCCGACGAGGCCGCGGCGATCCTCGCGGAGGGGCTGGTCGGCGACCTCGCCGCCGCGCTCCCCGGCGGGGACGGCCGCCGCGCGGCCACCGCCCTCGCCCAGATCCTCGGCCCGTACCACGGCGCCCACGGCCGCTTCCCGTCCGTCCAGGAGCTGCGCGAGCTGCTCGACGGCTCGCCCGTGGCGCTCGACGCGCTCCGCGACCGGCTCGCGGCCACCGGCCAGGAGGCCCTGATCCGGGAGCTCGACGCGCGCGAGCGGCAGGCGCGGCGGCCCGGCGACCCGGCGCCGATGCTCGCCGACCGGGTCGCGCTGCTCGACCGCCCCGCCTTCGCGGGCTTCTTCGACACCGGCGACCCCCGGCGCACCTTCTCCCTCCGCACCCTCGAACACCCGCTGCGGGTCCGGATCGACCTGCCGGAGCGCGGGCACGCGGAGGCGTCCCGGATGCTGGCCCGGCTGATCCTCGCCCAGTTCACCGAGTCCGCCACCGCCCGCGCCGACCGCTCCCTCTTCGCCTGCCTGGTGCTCGACGACGCCACGCACACGGTGACGGCCGAGTCGGTGCGCGGCCTGCAGCGGCTGCGCTCCGCGCACGCCGGCGCGGTCCTCACCCTCCGCACGCTGGACGACGTGCCCGAGGCGCTGCGCAGCGCCCTGCTCGGCACCGTCGGCTGCCGGATGGCGTTCTCCGGCGTGACCACCTGGGACGGCGCGCGGTTCGCCGAGGTCTGGGGCAAGGAGTGGGTGGAGACCCGCGACGTCACCGACCGGCAGATCATCGCCCACGAGCCGCTCACCCGCGCCCTGCACGTGCTCCGCCGGGTGGTCACCGGCCGCGCGGTCACCGCGCAGTCCGTCACCGTGCGCACGGTGGAGCGCGAGCGCTGGTCCGCCTCGGAGCTGGCGCACGGGGTGCCGCCGGGGCACGCGGTGCTGTCGGTGACGTCGGTGCGGGGGGCGATGACGCCGCCGGTCCTGGTGAACCTGCGGGACTGAGGCCCGCCCGGTACCGGGCCGCGCCCTTTGCTCCGCTGAGGCAGAATCGGTCACAGCAGTTCATACGGGACGGCCCGGTCGCCGTGCCGCTTCCCCCGAAGGTGCCATGCCCCCCACGCTCGCCTCGCTCGTCCACCACTCCTCCCTCAAGCTCACCGTGCTCGCGGGCCGGGAGCGGCTGGACACCCCCGTCCGCTGGGCGCACGTCAGCGAACTGGCGGACCCGGTGCCCTGGATGGAGGGCGGCGAACTGCTGCTGATCACCGCCATGAAGATCGACGCGGCGGATCCGGACACGGTGCGCCCCTACGTCCGGCGGCTGGTCCGGGCGGGCGTCGTCGGCCTCGGGTTCGCGGTCGGCGTCAACTACGAGCAGGTGCCGGACGCCCTCGTCGAGGCCGCGGAGGAGGCGGCGCTGCCGCTGCTGGAGGTGCCCCGGCGCACCCCCTTCATCGCCATCAGCAAGGCCGTCTCGGCCGCCATCGCCGCCGAGCAGTACCGGGCGGTCACTGCGGGCTTCGCCGCCCAGCGGGAGCTGACCCGGGCCGCCCTCGGCCCGGACGGCCCGGCCGGGCTGCTCGCCCGGCTCGCCGCGTACCTCGACGGCTGGGCCGCCCTCTACGACGCGTCCGGCGCGGTCGTCGCCGCGGCCCCCGACTGGGCCGCCCGGCGCGCCGCCCGCTTCGGCCCGGACGTCGAGCGGCTGCGCGGCCGGCCCGCGCCCGCGAGCGCCGTCGTCGCGCCGGAGGAGGGCGACGATCGGGTCGAGCTCCAGTCCCTCGGCACCGGCCGGCGCGCCCGCGGTGTCCTCGCCGTCGGCACCGGCGCGCCGCTCGGCACCCCGGAGCGGTACGCCGTCCACTCGGCCGTCGCCCTGCTCACCCTCGCCACCGAGCGCTCCCGCGCCCTCCAGGCCGCCGAGCAGCGGCTGGGCGCGGCGGTGCTGCGGATGCTGCTGTCGGGGGAGGCGGAACACGCGCGGACGGTCGCCGGCGAGCTCTACGGGACCCTGCTCGACCGGCCCTTCCGCGTGCTCGTCGCCGAGCCGGTGCCGGCCGAGGGCTCCGACGCGTCCGCCGGCGACCCGCTCGCCGCCCTCGCCGACGCGGCGGACGCGGCGGCCAGCCGGGCGGCGGAGCCGGTGCTCGCCGTGCCGGAGGGCGGGCGGCTGGTGCTGCTGGCCCCCGACGGCGGAGCCGCGGTCGGTGCCTGCGCGGACGCCGTGCGGGCGGAGGGCGCCGGTGTCGCGCTCGGCCTGTCCGCGCCCGCCCTGCCCGGCGGCACCGCCGCCGCCCTCCGCCAGGCCGAACAGGCCCTGTCCGTCGCCCGGCGCCGGGGGCGCCCCCTCGTCGAGCACGAGGACGTCGCCGCCGGATCCGTTCTCCCGCTGCTCGGCGACGAGGCGGTACGGGCCTTCGCCGACGGGCTGCTGCGGGCGCTGCGCGCGCACGACGCCACCGGGCGCGGGGACCTCGTCGCCTCGCTGCGGGCCTGGCTCTCGCGGCACGGGCAGTGGGACGCGGCCGCGGCCGATCTGGGGGTGCACCGGCATACGTTGCGGTACCGGATGCGGCGGGTGGAGGAGATTCTGGGGCGGTCGCTGGACGATCCGGATGTGCGGATGGAGTTGTGGCTGGCGCTCAAGGCTTCGCCGGGGGCGGGGGAGTGAGCCCCGGCCCCGCCCTTTCGCCGTTTCCTGGGGCTGCCGCCCCAGACCCCGCTGATCGCGGCTCCGCCG
This genomic interval carries:
- a CDS encoding NAD(P)/FAD-dependent oxidoreductase, which encodes MAARAMNPAQSLSDTTLRPYWLDDPGRPDPRPALVGDEHCDLLVVGGGYSGLWTALNAKERDPARDVVLIEAEETGWAASGRNGGFCAASLTHGVANGLARWPDELHRLEELGRRNLDGIEAAVRRHGIDCDFERTGEIDIATAPHQVAELREAAEEYASLGITGHEYLDREALRAEVDSPTFLAGLWNRDGVAMLHPAKLAWGLKRACLELGVRIYEHTPGSGLSSRGAGVAVRTPYGRVFARRAALGTNVYPSLVKRLRPYIAPVYDYVLVTEPLTQEQLAAVGWKRRQGLSDSANHFHYFRLTADRRILWGGYDIVYHYGGEVRAEYDHHPATYQRLAEHFFRCFPQLEGVRFSHAWGGAIDTCSRFSAFFGTAHGGRVAYALGYTGLGVGATRFGADVMLDLLAGERTERTELEMVRSKPLPFPPEPVRSVGIGITQWSMTRADENGGRRNLWLKAMDKVGLGFDS
- the gabT gene encoding 4-aminobutyrate--2-oxoglutarate transaminase, whose product is MTELTGGSALPQERRVVTAIPGPKSLELQARRTATVAGGVGSVLPVFTTRAGGGVIEDVDGNSLIDFGSGIAVTSVGASAEAVVRRASAQLANFTHTCFMVTPYEGYVEVCERLAELTPGDHAKKSALFNSGAEAVENAVKIARAYTKRQAVVVFDHGYHGRTNLTMALTAKNMPYKHGFGPFAPEVYRVPVAYGYRWPTGPENCGPEAAAQAIDQITKQVGAENVAAIIIEPVLGEGGFIEPAKGFLPAIVKFANDNGIVFVADEIQSGFCRTGQWFACEDEGVVPDLITTAKGIAGGMPLAAVTGRAEIMDSAHAGGLGGTYGGNPVACAAALGAIETMRELDLNAKAKRIEEVMKARLAVMQEKFPVIGDIRGRGAMIAIELVKDPETKAPAPEAAGALAKACHAEGLLVLTCGTYGNVLRFLPPLVIGEDLLNEGLDIIEAALGRL
- a CDS encoding PucR family transcriptional regulator; this translates as MPPTLASLVHHSSLKLTVLAGRERLDTPVRWAHVSELADPVPWMEGGELLLITAMKIDAADPDTVRPYVRRLVRAGVVGLGFAVGVNYEQVPDALVEAAEEAALPLLEVPRRTPFIAISKAVSAAIAAEQYRAVTAGFAAQRELTRAALGPDGPAGLLARLAAYLDGWAALYDASGAVVAAAPDWAARRAARFGPDVERLRGRPAPASAVVAPEEGDDRVELQSLGTGRRARGVLAVGTGAPLGTPERYAVHSAVALLTLATERSRALQAAEQRLGAAVLRMLLSGEAEHARTVAGELYGTLLDRPFRVLVAEPVPAEGSDASAGDPLAALADAADAAASRAAEPVLAVPEGGRLVLLAPDGGAAVGACADAVRAEGAGVALGLSAPALPGGTAAALRQAEQALSVARRRGRPLVEHEDVAAGSVLPLLGDEAVRAFADGLLRALRAHDATGRGDLVASLRAWLSRHGQWDAAAADLGVHRHTLRYRMRRVEEILGRSLDDPDVRMELWLALKASPGAGE
- a CDS encoding phosphatase PAP2 family protein, which translates into the protein MSETPRPQGTADDAPPVRPQCRRGRATAHATGAASDADPGTPHRSDGRPFHTPRGERHAGQAGGPGTSPPVPQPPALRSSPLRKALLPALSAVLFALVTWQVAGHGPLRALDERVGRAVAGTAFPRAVTGFLADLGNASVAVPVLVAAVLWAVLRRGRPWSHALAAAVAMAAVPALVVPLKTLVDRPGPPAMGAGPHDGFFPSGHAATAAVAYGAALLLLTRSRRATAGYTLLNAAVGAALVHRGYHWPLDVLGSWCLAALVLWCLSRALSRGRAGRRPRAGRVPAPPDR